From Mesobacillus jeotgali, the proteins below share one genomic window:
- a CDS encoding IS3 family transposase (programmed frameshift) has translation MSKKTFTEKEIKKLSANKYVKSVSSKGITYTDDFKSLFIAKKESGKLAREIFEECGFDVEILGTDRIRSASKRWKKAYMENGVAGLRDTRPGNSGRPKDRELSLEEKNARLEAQINLLKAENELLKKNPVRGKGDEEVALPPCQKYILIRSVIEKYKLKNMVSYLCAVSGVSKSGYYNYFSVDSQKRRKRKEENDQLVKEIILKAFQFKKRKKGARQIKMTLAGQFSVVYNLKRIRRIMKKYGIICPIRKANPYRRMMKATQEHRVMPNLLNRKFKQGIPGKVLLTDITYLTYWNGQRAYLSVIKDGSTGQILAEYLSDRMTMELAINTLDKLKRNRNFKKAKNALIHSDQGTHYTHPDFQKLVKKLGLRQSMSRRGNCWDNAPIESFFGHLKDEVDIKACKTLDELRSEISKYITYYNNQRYQWNLKKMTPVQYRDHLLKTA, from the exons ATGAGTAAAAAGACATTTACAGAGAAAGAGATCAAAAAGCTTTCAGCTAACAAATATGTTAAATCTGTATCTTCAAAAGGAATCACCTATACAGATGATTTTAAGAGTTTATTTATCGCAAAAAAAGAATCAGGCAAATTGGCGAGAGAAATATTTGAAGAGTGTGGGTTTGATGTAGAAATCTTGGGGACGGATAGAATTAGGTCAGCCAGTAAAAGATGGAAGAAAGCATACATGGAGAATGGTGTGGCTGGACTGCGTGATACCAGGCCTGGAAATTCAGGGCGTCCGAAAGACAGAGAACTGTCATTAGAAGAGAAAAATGCCCGCCTGGAGGCACAAATCAACTTACTAAAGGCGGAGAACGAGCTGCTAAAAAAGA ATCCGGTTCGCGGAAAGGGGGATGAAGAAGTAGCCCTCCCCCCTTGCCAAAAGTATATCCTTATTCGTTCAGTCATTGAGAAATATAAGCTGAAGAATATGGTCAGCTATCTATGTGCGGTATCAGGTGTTTCAAAAAGTGGTTATTATAATTACTTTTCAGTGGACTCACAAAAACGAAGAAAGCGAAAAGAGGAGAATGATCAGCTGGTTAAAGAAATCATTCTAAAAGCCTTCCAATTCAAAAAGCGTAAGAAAGGCGCACGCCAAATCAAAATGACATTGGCGGGTCAATTTAGTGTTGTCTACAATCTGAAGCGCATTCGCCGAATCATGAAGAAATACGGTATTATCTGCCCCATTAGAAAGGCCAACCCTTATAGGAGAATGATGAAGGCCACCCAAGAGCACCGGGTGATGCCAAACCTGTTAAACCGTAAATTTAAGCAAGGGATACCTGGAAAAGTTCTGCTTACTGATATTACTTATCTAACTTACTGGAATGGACAAAGAGCTTACTTATCCGTCATAAAGGATGGGTCGACAGGTCAAATCCTGGCTGAGTATTTATCTGACCGGATGACCATGGAACTCGCCATTAACACCCTGGACAAGCTGAAGAGGAATCGAAACTTCAAGAAGGCTAAGAATGCGTTAATTCACTCTGATCAGGGGACTCACTATACCCACCCTGATTTTCAGAAACTCGTCAAGAAGCTGGGCTTGCGTCAGTCAATGTCCAGACGTGGAAACTGTTGGGACAACGCCCCTATAGAATCCTTTTTTGGCCACCTTAAAGACGAGGTTGATATAAAAGCATGTAAGACTTTAGATGAACTGAGAAGTGAGATAAGCAAGTATATTACTTACTATAATAATCAGAGATATCAGTGGAATCTAAAGAAGATGACCCCTGTTCAATACAGAGATCATCTTCTTAAAACTGCATAG
- a CDS encoding YitT family protein, with protein sequence MAATKKKRVIKEVTNIITITIGAIIAAFGLDMFLVPNAILDGGVIGLSIIAAELTNTSMSIFLIVFNLPFLYIGYRRMGLKFTLRTLYGVIILSGATAYFHHFDRVTDDLFLATIIGAVILGTGVGLVIRAGGALDGTEIIAILVSKKRTVSVGQIVMIMNFFIFILAALLVFSWDTAMYSIITYFFAFKMIDVVVEGMEELKSVTIISDVPEEVAEALLKQLGRGLTYIQGQGVFSSEPKKIIYTIVSRIELSTLRSVVDDIDPNALIAIENVADVSGSNFDKGTGH encoded by the coding sequence GTGGCAGCTACAAAGAAAAAAAGAGTGATCAAAGAGGTCACAAATATTATAACAATCACAATTGGGGCTATCATTGCGGCATTCGGGCTTGATATGTTCCTCGTGCCCAACGCAATCCTGGATGGCGGGGTCATAGGGCTTTCGATTATCGCAGCAGAATTGACCAACACCTCGATGAGTATATTCCTGATTGTGTTCAACCTGCCCTTTCTTTATATTGGGTACCGAAGGATGGGCTTGAAATTTACGCTGCGCACCTTATACGGAGTCATCATTTTATCCGGGGCAACGGCGTATTTCCATCACTTTGACCGTGTGACAGATGATTTATTCCTGGCAACCATCATTGGTGCCGTCATCCTTGGAACCGGTGTCGGCCTCGTTATCCGCGCTGGCGGAGCACTGGATGGCACCGAAATCATCGCCATTCTAGTCAGCAAAAAGCGCACCGTGTCGGTGGGACAGATTGTCATGATCATGAATTTTTTCATCTTTATTTTGGCCGCCCTGCTTGTGTTTAGCTGGGATACAGCCATGTACTCAATCATCACTTATTTTTTCGCGTTCAAGATGATTGACGTAGTCGTCGAAGGAATGGAAGAGTTAAAATCGGTGACCATCATTTCCGATGTCCCGGAAGAAGTCGCTGAAGCCCTGTTGAAACAACTAGGCCGCGGCTTGACCTATATCCAGGGCCAGGGCGTTTTTTCAAGCGAACCGAAGAAAATCATCTACACCATTGTCAGCCGGATTGAATTATCCACCCTGCGTTCAGTGGTCGATGATATCGATCCCAATGCGCTCATCGCGATTGAAAATGTAGCCGATGTCTCGGGAAGCAATTTCGATAAAGGGACCGGGCATTGA
- a CDS encoding CBS domain-containing protein: MAKNTQVEHRSNRTSSKKQKSQQSRKANEKRGSNSYLRTNPNPVTENHRLKRVDENEDQAEKSPQHNTGKAVKQNSGKQKTQNVKESASQESKQKGSRRKAGQSKKAPDPNAENGTGKNQNTKSPQDQNFKTSGDKELKSSQDKNGNSAKVRESSKSSQAKNQEKTSPDKNSKSAKNIDSKSGPNEEVKHKEQSGKFETAFNRIHKALKEMVKGTDSDAFVELLYSGYKNHSLIRKYKSELHQFAKLRNAIVHERVNADYYIAEPHIEVIEQIEEIAKEFEKPQTALSIATSPVFYYYEDAYLKDVLKVINKFDFTRFPVYDKEDKYVALLTSTEIIQWMAKHFSDNVVHFEDVRVKELLTKGKNYFVTFVDEEASLYHIEELFERYHTRGKKLQAVIITETGDRHGKPIGVITPWDLLDSDPDD, encoded by the coding sequence TTGGCAAAGAATACTCAGGTTGAACATAGATCGAATCGGACATCTTCGAAAAAACAGAAGAGTCAACAGTCTCGTAAAGCGAATGAAAAACGGGGCAGCAACTCTTATTTAAGAACTAACCCCAACCCGGTAACTGAGAATCACCGGCTAAAACGTGTTGATGAGAACGAGGATCAGGCGGAGAAAAGCCCCCAACATAACACAGGAAAGGCAGTAAAGCAGAACAGCGGCAAACAAAAAACGCAGAATGTAAAGGAATCAGCGTCTCAAGAATCAAAACAAAAAGGGAGCCGCAGGAAAGCAGGTCAGTCCAAAAAAGCTCCTGACCCCAACGCTGAGAATGGTACAGGTAAAAATCAAAACACTAAATCGCCCCAGGATCAAAATTTTAAAACTTCCGGGGATAAAGAATTGAAATCATCACAGGATAAAAACGGCAATTCAGCTAAAGTTAGAGAGTCATCAAAATCATCACAAGCAAAAAATCAGGAGAAAACTTCACCAGACAAAAATTCCAAATCTGCAAAAAACATAGATTCTAAATCTGGACCAAATGAAGAAGTAAAGCATAAGGAGCAATCTGGCAAGTTTGAGACGGCGTTCAACAGGATCCATAAAGCGCTGAAAGAGATGGTGAAGGGGACGGACAGCGATGCGTTTGTCGAGCTGCTGTACTCGGGTTATAAAAACCATTCATTGATCCGAAAATATAAGAGTGAGCTGCATCAGTTTGCAAAGCTGCGGAATGCCATTGTCCATGAGAGGGTGAATGCAGACTATTATATTGCCGAACCGCATATCGAGGTAATTGAACAGATTGAGGAAATCGCAAAAGAGTTCGAGAAGCCGCAGACAGCTTTATCAATTGCGACAAGTCCTGTATTTTACTATTATGAGGATGCTTATTTAAAAGATGTGCTCAAGGTGATCAACAAGTTTGATTTTACAAGATTCCCTGTCTATGACAAGGAAGACAAATATGTGGCGCTGCTGACGTCAACGGAAATCATCCAGTGGATGGCGAAGCATTTTTCTGACAATGTTGTCCATTTTGAAGACGTCCGGGTAAAAGAATTGCTGACGAAGGGAAAAAATTATTTCGTGACTTTTGTGGATGAGGAGGCTTCCTTATATCATATTGAGGAATTATTCGAGCGTTATCACACTAGAGGCAAGAAGCTTCAGGCGGTTATCATCACAGAAACAGGCGATCGTCATGGAAAACCGATCGGTGTGATCACGCCATGGGATTTGCTTGACAGTGACCCGGATGACTAA
- a CDS encoding trans-sulfuration enzyme family protein, translating to MRKRFETEVLHSKHTKQKGIKSKATPIYQTSAFTFNDLDELEGFYQGEGNYLYSRVGNPNTDELGQSVAALEHAEDGVAASSGLAAILAGVLAVVRSGDHIVAADDVYGGSFHMLKAELERFGIETTFVPFSDLNNAVNAIKPNTKLLYTESITNPLLRVEKLDEVIALAKERNLVLLVDNTFATPLHVRPYEFGADLVVHSATKYIGGHSDVTSGVIVGRKELIAEARARIVNLGANLSPFEAWLTCRGLKTLALRMKAQSENAKLLAESLRGNKNVARVYFPFAEAEKGFGAIVTIELAEHVDTDLFFKSLGWIKIVPTLAGVETTVSHPLKTSHRALPAEAQAELGISYRLVRISVGIEHSEDIVSQFDAALANALK from the coding sequence ATGAGGAAAAGGTTTGAAACGGAAGTGCTTCATTCCAAACATACGAAGCAAAAGGGAATAAAAAGCAAAGCAACGCCAATTTATCAGACTTCGGCTTTTACCTTCAATGATCTCGATGAACTTGAAGGGTTTTACCAGGGTGAAGGCAATTATTTATACTCCAGGGTTGGCAATCCAAATACGGATGAGCTCGGACAGTCGGTGGCGGCTCTTGAGCATGCAGAGGACGGGGTGGCAGCATCCTCGGGATTGGCTGCGATTTTGGCAGGTGTCCTTGCAGTAGTGAGAAGCGGTGACCATATAGTTGCCGCGGATGATGTATATGGAGGAAGTTTCCATATGTTAAAAGCAGAGCTAGAACGCTTCGGTATTGAAACGACATTTGTGCCGTTCTCCGACTTGAACAATGCCGTAAACGCCATAAAGCCAAACACGAAGCTCCTGTATACAGAGTCGATCACAAATCCGCTCCTTCGGGTTGAAAAGCTGGACGAAGTTATCGCGCTGGCAAAAGAGAGAAATCTTGTATTATTAGTAGATAATACATTTGCTACGCCACTCCATGTGCGTCCGTATGAGTTTGGTGCCGACCTAGTTGTCCATAGTGCAACTAAATACATCGGCGGACATAGCGATGTCACTTCAGGTGTCATTGTTGGCAGAAAGGAATTAATTGCTGAGGCCCGCGCGAGGATCGTGAATTTAGGAGCGAATCTCAGCCCTTTTGAGGCTTGGCTGACCTGCAGGGGCTTAAAGACACTTGCCCTAAGGATGAAAGCCCAATCAGAAAATGCTAAATTGCTTGCTGAAAGTCTGCGCGGAAACAAGAATGTCGCAAGGGTATACTTTCCATTTGCAGAAGCTGAAAAAGGCTTCGGAGCTATCGTCACGATTGAGCTTGCAGAGCATGTAGATACAGATTTATTTTTCAAATCCCTTGGCTGGATAAAAATCGTTCCGACACTGGCCGGAGTTGAAACAACGGTTTCCCATCCTCTGAAAACCTCCCATCGTGCACTGCCTGCTGAGGCTCAAGCCGAACTTGGCATAAGCTATCGTCTGGTCAGGATTTCGGTTGGAATCGAACACAGCGAGGATATCGTTTCACAATTCGATGCGGCACTGGCTAATGCTTTAAAATAA
- a CDS encoding general stress protein — MFEHEKHLVGVYNNEQDAIQAVEDLKRQGYHTDDISVISKNDEEVDHVNEATGTKTEEGLAAGAATGGILGGLTGLLAGIGALAIPGIGPIVAAGPIAATLTGAAVGAGAGGLAGALIGMGIPEDEAERYEGYVKEGKILVVVERDENRVGLNDTTTVDSTRTAGLDGTRSHNPVDAPLTSDNPANTRFDNTRDF, encoded by the coding sequence ATGTTTGAACATGAAAAACATCTTGTAGGAGTATATAATAACGAGCAAGACGCAATTCAGGCCGTTGAGGATCTGAAAAGGCAAGGGTATCATACCGATGATATCTCTGTTATTAGTAAAAACGACGAAGAAGTTGATCACGTCAACGAAGCAACCGGTACGAAGACTGAGGAAGGTCTTGCTGCGGGTGCAGCAACAGGCGGAATCTTAGGCGGACTTACCGGATTACTTGCAGGCATCGGTGCACTTGCGATTCCTGGTATCGGCCCAATCGTGGCTGCAGGTCCGATTGCTGCTACGCTTACAGGCGCCGCAGTGGGCGCAGGTGCGGGCGGATTGGCTGGAGCATTGATTGGAATGGGTATTCCTGAAGATGAAGCCGAACGCTACGAAGGCTATGTAAAAGAAGGTAAAATCCTGGTCGTAGTCGAGCGTGATGAAAACAGAGTTGGTCTGAATGATACAACTACTGTTGATTCAACTAGAACTGCTGGCTTGGACGGAACAAGATCTCACAACCCGGTTGATGCTCCGCTTACGTCGGACAACCCAGCCAACACTCGTTTTGACAACACACGTGATTTTTAA
- the safA gene encoding SafA/ExsA family spore coat assembly protein — protein MFKKIILAMVLMYLAVPTSSFAQQVYTVQSGDTLWKISIRYRVGLSEIISANLHLKNPNLIYPGQRINIPNLRATKSIESEVIELTNQERSKNGLKPFAEDWQLSRVARYKSVEMRDKNYFSHTSPVYGSPFSMMRSFGINYRNAGENIAAGQRTPNDVVQSWMNSPGHRKNILNPAYTHIGVGHASGGNYGHYWTQMFIAK, from the coding sequence ATGTTTAAAAAAATCATATTGGCAATGGTTTTAATGTATCTGGCTGTTCCGACCTCGTCGTTCGCTCAGCAGGTCTATACGGTTCAGTCAGGAGATACCCTCTGGAAGATTTCGATTAGATACAGGGTTGGCCTTTCAGAGATCATTTCAGCTAACCTGCATTTAAAGAATCCTAACTTGATTTATCCTGGCCAGAGGATCAATATTCCTAACTTAAGGGCAACAAAGAGTATTGAAAGCGAGGTAATCGAGCTGACAAACCAGGAACGCTCAAAGAATGGACTCAAGCCGTTTGCAGAGGACTGGCAGCTTTCCAGGGTTGCTCGCTACAAATCTGTTGAAATGAGAGATAAAAACTATTTTTCTCATACAAGCCCTGTATATGGCAGTCCATTCTCCATGATGAGAAGCTTTGGAATCAATTATCGAAATGCCGGCGAAAATATAGCCGCCGGCCAGAGGACTCCAAATGATGTAGTGCAGTCATGGATGAACAGTCCGGGACATCGGAAGAATATCCTGAACCCTGCCTATACCCATATTGGTGTCGGGCATGCATCAGGAGGAAATTATGGCCACTATTGGACCCAAATGTTTATCGCTAAATAA
- a CDS encoding lmo0954 family membrane protein: MKKIGLLAAGFIAAMVLISNLGPLVGLGISVLVLYFVIKKFLKANSTGGKVGWGIAGFIILMATASNVPAILGIAAAYVLYLVYKNWDKKENVMQQENDPFINFEKQWAQLKNN; this comes from the coding sequence ATGAAAAAAATTGGTTTGCTTGCTGCCGGTTTCATTGCTGCCATGGTGCTGATCTCCAACCTTGGCCCGCTCGTGGGATTGGGCATAAGCGTGTTAGTGCTTTACTTTGTCATCAAGAAGTTCTTAAAGGCTAACTCGACAGGAGGCAAAGTCGGCTGGGGAATTGCAGGATTCATCATCCTGATGGCCACTGCTTCAAACGTGCCAGCCATCCTGGGAATAGCAGCAGCTTACGTGCTCTACCTTGTGTATAAGAATTGGGACAAGAAAGAAAACGTCATGCAACAAGAGAACGATCCTTTCATCAATTTTGAAAAGCAATGGGCACAATTGAAAAACAACTAA
- a CDS encoding PspA/IM30 family protein, with the protein MANLLTRIKNTVMADLHEALDQKERKNPIALLNQYLRECEAETEKVRKLLERQSQLKEQFAREYHQALEMAEKRKYQADIALSAGESELQEFANQEQIQYEERAARLKEAKENAGKQQLELERKYEEMKHKLKDMNIRRLELMGRENVTRAHYRMDQVLDNSSYSDKPYSRFAEMETYLGQLEEKVNSDYHRNTIEAGLPSLKKSTKIKKPILFNRQNMVSYKGAGSCAFWISPRMNFKL; encoded by the coding sequence ATGGCTAATCTATTAACAAGAATTAAAAACACCGTAATGGCAGACCTTCATGAGGCACTTGACCAGAAGGAGAGAAAGAACCCAATTGCACTTTTGAACCAGTACCTTCGTGAGTGTGAAGCAGAAACGGAAAAGGTGAGAAAGCTGCTTGAGCGCCAGAGTCAGCTAAAGGAACAGTTTGCTCGTGAATACCATCAAGCGCTTGAAATGGCAGAAAAAAGGAAGTATCAGGCAGATATCGCGCTGAGCGCAGGAGAATCCGAACTTCAGGAGTTTGCAAATCAGGAACAGATCCAATACGAAGAACGTGCAGCCAGGCTGAAGGAAGCGAAAGAAAATGCGGGCAAGCAGCAGCTGGAACTGGAACGGAAATACGAAGAAATGAAGCACAAACTAAAGGATATGAATATCCGCCGACTTGAGCTGATGGGCCGTGAAAATGTAACCCGGGCCCATTACAGGATGGATCAGGTGCTCGATAATAGTTCCTACTCCGACAAGCCATATTCAAGGTTTGCGGAAATGGAAACCTATCTTGGCCAGCTAGAAGAAAAGGTCAACAGCGATTATCACCGGAACACCATTGAGGCAGGATTGCCAAGCTTGAAAAAGAGTACAAAAATAAAGAAACCCATACTATTTAATAGGCAAAACATGGTATCCTATAAAGGCGCAGGCAGCTGCGCCTTTTGGATATCACCTCGAATGAACTTCAAGTTATAA
- the liaF gene encoding cell wall-active antibiotics response protein LiaF, with protein MLNMKNDYISWIVITGLILLLLEVSFFNEGLIFSLLASGAMIYFGRSLMPRKSGKLLFWAGLFFLLSSVFSMMTFRFFLLAVLVYLAYQYIQSKKKPEIITPVLQEPEKANGKEMLIEKPPLFKNRFFGHQETPSYVYDWDDVNIQAGIGDSVIDLSLTVLPKGETVIFIRNLIGNVKVYVPYDLEVTLRHSSVVGSAEIFEHQEARVLNQSLFIQTPGYEQASQKVKIFTSMVAGNIEVKRI; from the coding sequence ATGTTGAATATGAAAAATGATTATATTAGCTGGATTGTGATTACCGGACTCATCTTGCTTTTACTGGAAGTTTCTTTTTTCAACGAAGGGCTGATTTTCTCCCTTCTGGCCAGTGGAGCGATGATCTACTTTGGGCGTTCGTTGATGCCGAGAAAATCAGGGAAACTGCTTTTTTGGGCCGGATTGTTCTTTTTGCTCAGCAGCGTTTTCAGCATGATGACCTTCAGGTTTTTCCTGTTAGCGGTTCTGGTCTATCTGGCTTATCAATACATTCAGTCAAAAAAGAAACCCGAAATCATCACGCCAGTTTTACAGGAGCCTGAAAAAGCAAACGGTAAGGAAATGCTGATTGAAAAACCGCCTCTTTTCAAAAACCGTTTCTTTGGCCATCAGGAAACGCCATCTTATGTATATGATTGGGATGATGTCAACATCCAGGCAGGGATTGGCGACAGCGTTATTGACTTAAGCCTGACAGTACTGCCAAAGGGTGAGACGGTAATCTTTATCCGGAATCTCATCGGGAATGTTAAGGTGTACGTACCATATGATTTAGAAGTGACCCTCCGTCATTCATCGGTAGTCGGTTCTGCGGAGATTTTTGAGCATCAAGAAGCGAGGGTACTGAATCAGAGCCTATTCATACAGACACCTGGCTACGAACAGGCATCGCAAAAGGTGAAAATCTTTACCTCGATGGTCGCGGGGAATATCGAGGTGAAACGTATATGA
- a CDS encoding sensor histidine kinase, with amino-acid sequence MTTAMRQILWGLALGIILFIALTLSYWLVFPAPRFSDLWNRELMDIPFVIFTFSISVVAGIAFGMTSGIYWRKQFKAVNNWLFQLEEGQQPEIDVIQGYTELSTISQRVTKLHKQISEKAMLSQRLATEKAEEQESRIQDIISQERNRLARELHDSVSQQLFAASMLMSAINETKGPSEEREAKQLKMVEEMIHQSQLEMRALLLHLRPVALKGKSLQEGIEELLLELRQKVTMDINWKVEQFPLDKGVEDHLFRILQESISNTLRHAKADQLEVLLIHRDDIVILRVVDDGIGFNVEEAKAGSYGLQNMHERAGEIGGTMKIVSVENKGTRLEVKVPILVMAGEKND; translated from the coding sequence ATGACAACTGCCATGCGCCAAATTCTATGGGGTCTGGCCCTTGGAATCATTCTGTTTATAGCACTGACACTGTCCTATTGGCTAGTTTTCCCGGCTCCGCGTTTTTCTGATCTGTGGAACCGTGAACTGATGGATATCCCGTTTGTCATCTTTACCTTCAGTATAAGTGTAGTAGCGGGCATCGCATTCGGGATGACTTCTGGCATATACTGGCGCAAGCAGTTTAAAGCGGTCAACAACTGGCTCTTTCAGCTTGAAGAAGGGCAACAGCCAGAAATCGATGTAATCCAGGGATATACAGAGCTTTCCACAATCTCACAACGAGTCACCAAACTGCATAAGCAAATATCTGAAAAAGCGATGCTGTCACAGAGGCTGGCTACTGAAAAAGCGGAGGAGCAGGAATCGCGGATACAGGATATCATTTCTCAGGAGCGCAACCGGCTTGCGAGAGAGCTGCATGATTCGGTTAGCCAGCAGTTATTTGCGGCATCCATGCTGATGTCAGCCATCAATGAAACAAAGGGTCCTTCCGAGGAACGTGAAGCAAAACAGCTGAAGATGGTAGAGGAGATGATCCATCAATCACAGCTGGAAATGAGGGCACTGCTTCTCCATCTCCGACCGGTAGCGTTAAAAGGGAAGAGCCTGCAGGAAGGAATTGAAGAGCTCCTGCTAGAATTAAGACAAAAAGTCACGATGGATATAAATTGGAAGGTCGAGCAATTTCCGCTGGATAAGGGAGTCGAGGACCACCTTTTTAGGATTCTGCAGGAATCGATTTCCAACACACTGCGCCATGCAAAAGCGGACCAGCTTGAGGTCCTGTTGATCCACCGCGATGACATAGTCATATTGCGGGTGGTTGATGACGGGATAGGTTTTAACGTCGAAGAAGCGAAAGCAGGCTCGTACGGCCTTCAGAATATGCATGAACGTGCCGGTGAAATCGGAGGGACAATGAAGATTGTAAGCGTTGAAAATAAAGGGACCAGGCTTGAGGTTAAGGTTCCTATTTTAGTGATGGCAGGTGAGAAGAATGATTAA
- a CDS encoding response regulator transcription factor codes for MIKVVFVDDHEMVRIGVSSYLSAQPDIEVIGEADNGKAGVDMALELRPDIILMDLVMKEMDGIEATKQIIEQWAEAKIIIVTSFLDDEKVYPALEAGATSYMLKTSKASEIANAVRVTYSGQPVLEPEVTGKMMMKMRQKHSVELHEELTEREMEVLKLIAEGKTNQEIADELFIALKTVKTHVSNILSKLQVQDRTQAVIYAFRHSLVT; via the coding sequence ATGATTAAAGTAGTGTTTGTGGACGATCATGAAATGGTGCGGATTGGAGTTTCATCTTACTTATCAGCACAGCCGGACATCGAGGTAATCGGTGAAGCCGACAACGGCAAGGCTGGAGTCGATATGGCACTTGAATTGCGGCCTGATATCATCCTGATGGATCTGGTCATGAAGGAAATGGACGGAATAGAAGCGACAAAGCAAATCATTGAACAATGGGCAGAAGCGAAAATCATCATTGTGACCAGTTTCCTCGATGATGAAAAGGTATATCCAGCGCTAGAAGCAGGGGCAACAAGCTATATGCTGAAGACCTCAAAGGCCAGCGAAATAGCAAATGCAGTACGGGTTACCTATTCTGGCCAGCCTGTCCTTGAACCTGAGGTGACCGGAAAGATGATGATGAAAATGCGCCAGAAGCACAGCGTCGAATTGCATGAAGAGCTGACCGAACGCGAGATGGAAGTGCTGAAGCTGATCGCGGAAGGAAAGACAAACCAGGAAATTGCAGATGAGCTCTTTATCGCCTTGAAGACCGTAAAAACGCATGTCAGCAATATCTTAAGCAAACTGCAGGTACAGGACCGCACCCAGGCAGTCATCTATGCATTCAGGCATTCTCTTGTAACATAA
- a CDS encoding RAxF-45 family protein produces the protein MIKTVFVRGFWNEFLYFCRAKFAVAAANGIRMPFFNSSISKTNGTIISFPA, from the coding sequence ATGATCAAGACTGTTTTTGTACGCGGATTTTGGAATGAATTCCTTTATTTTTGTCGTGCAAAATTTGCTGTTGCAGCTGCCAACGGGATACGTATGCCCTTTTTTAACAGCTCAATATCAAAAACAAACGGTACGATCATCTCTTTTCCCGCTTAG